One Leifsonia shinshuensis DNA window includes the following coding sequences:
- a CDS encoding RNA-binding S4 domain-containing protein yields the protein MTATPSGANAVRVDAWAWAVRLYKTRSAASDACKAGHLKVNGDRAKPSQQVKVGDEVRAYVGGSEKIYIARRLIVKRVGAAIAAECFEDRTPPPPPKAETPSDVTRERGAGRPTKRDRRLLDQLRGR from the coding sequence ATGACCGCGACGCCGTCCGGCGCGAACGCGGTGCGCGTGGACGCCTGGGCCTGGGCGGTGCGGCTCTACAAGACGCGCTCGGCAGCCTCCGACGCCTGCAAGGCAGGGCACCTGAAGGTGAACGGCGACCGGGCGAAGCCGTCGCAGCAGGTGAAGGTCGGCGACGAGGTGCGCGCCTACGTCGGCGGCTCCGAGAAGATCTACATCGCCCGCCGGCTGATCGTGAAGCGCGTCGGTGCGGCGATCGCGGCCGAGTGCTTCGAGGACCGCACGCCTCCCCCGCCGCCGAAGGCCGAGACCCCGTCGGACGTCACGCGCGAGCGCGGCGCCGGACGGCCGACCAAACGCGACCGCCGCCTCCTGGACCAGCTGCGGGGCCGCTGA
- a CDS encoding CDP-alcohol phosphatidyltransferase family protein produces MDGVGAVSSRVWTIPNVLSFFRLALVPVFLAFVIAGEDALALLVLIVSSVTDFLDGWLARKLNQVSRLGQLLDPAADRLYIFAALVGLAWREVIPWWLVAVIVARDVMLAVLGVILANHGFGPLPVHHLGKVATFCLFWALPLLMLGEAFDPLAPYSLPLGWAFALWGAFLYWWAGIVYIRETARVIRLPADDSGPHSDRLDHEEVDGA; encoded by the coding sequence GTGGATGGTGTCGGCGCGGTGAGCTCGCGCGTGTGGACGATCCCGAACGTCCTCAGCTTCTTCCGGCTGGCTCTGGTGCCGGTGTTCCTGGCGTTCGTGATCGCGGGGGAGGACGCGCTCGCCCTCCTGGTCCTCATCGTCTCCAGCGTCACCGACTTCTTGGACGGCTGGCTGGCCAGGAAGCTGAACCAGGTCTCCCGGCTCGGGCAGCTCCTCGACCCCGCCGCAGACCGGCTCTACATCTTCGCCGCCCTCGTCGGCCTCGCCTGGCGGGAGGTCATCCCCTGGTGGCTGGTGGCGGTCATCGTCGCGCGCGACGTCATGCTCGCGGTCCTCGGAGTGATCCTCGCCAACCACGGCTTCGGCCCGCTGCCGGTCCACCATCTCGGCAAGGTCGCCACTTTCTGCCTGTTCTGGGCGCTCCCGCTGCTCATGCTGGGCGAGGCCTTCGACCCGCTCGCGCCGTATTCGCTGCCGCTCGGCTGGGCCTTCGCGCTGTGGGGCGCGTTCCTCTACTGGTGGGCCGGCATCGTCTACATTCGGGAGACCGCACGCGTCATCCGCCTCCCGGCCGATGACAGCGGCCCACATTCCGATAGGCTTGACCACGAGGAGGTTGACGGTGCCTGA
- a CDS encoding DUF1295 domain-containing protein, translating into MEPFFVCLWILAGVCAATWVLSLITGEHSWVDRIWSVVPVVYVWVFAIAAGLHDARLDLMAALVTLWGARLTFNFARKGGYAPGGEDYRWEVLRGRMGRGAFALFNLFFIVIYQNVLLLLIALPAWTAFQHPTPLNGFDVALAVLFLVLLTGETVADQQQWDFHRWKKAEVATGKQPSPRFLQTGLFRYSRHPNFFCEQAQWWVVFLFGGAAAGSLLQWTVIGPVLLTGLFIGSTVFTESISRSRYPEYAEYQRRTSPVVPWFPRRGGEAVTARS; encoded by the coding sequence GTGGAGCCCTTCTTCGTGTGTCTCTGGATCCTCGCTGGCGTGTGCGCCGCGACCTGGGTGCTGTCGCTGATCACGGGCGAGCACTCCTGGGTCGACCGGATCTGGTCCGTCGTGCCCGTCGTCTACGTCTGGGTGTTCGCGATCGCCGCCGGCCTCCACGACGCCCGGCTCGACCTGATGGCGGCGCTCGTGACGCTGTGGGGCGCCCGGCTGACCTTCAACTTCGCGCGCAAGGGCGGCTATGCGCCGGGCGGCGAGGACTACCGCTGGGAGGTGCTGCGCGGCCGGATGGGCCGGGGCGCCTTCGCGCTGTTCAACCTGTTCTTCATCGTGATCTACCAGAACGTGCTGCTCCTGCTGATCGCGCTCCCGGCCTGGACAGCCTTTCAGCATCCGACGCCGCTGAACGGCTTCGACGTCGCCCTCGCGGTGCTGTTCCTGGTGCTGCTCACCGGCGAGACCGTCGCCGACCAGCAGCAGTGGGACTTCCACCGCTGGAAGAAGGCGGAGGTCGCCACAGGGAAGCAGCCCAGCCCGCGTTTCCTGCAGACCGGGCTGTTCCGCTACTCCCGGCATCCGAACTTCTTCTGCGAGCAGGCCCAGTGGTGGGTGGTGTTCCTGTTCGGCGGCGCGGCCGCCGGATCGCTGCTGCAGTGGACCGTGATCGGGCCGGTGCTGCTCACCGGGCTCTTCATCGGCTCGACGGTCTTCACCGAGAGCATCTCGCGCTCGCGCTACCCCGAGTACGCGGAGTACCAGCGCCGCACGTCGCCGGTCGTTCCGTGGTTCCCTCGGCGCGGCGGGGAGGCCGTCACGGCGCGGTCGTGA
- a CDS encoding FHA domain-containing protein: protein MRDAATGNEDTTARFGEEFISKMFPMDGEISPEEQEAIAALPSGSALLIVRRGPNTGARFLLDADVTSAGRHPNADIFLDDVTVSRRHAEFTRRGTAFEVRDLGSLNGTYYDGVRIESALLSDSSEVQIGKFRLTFYASRQDLAAAAKN from the coding sequence CTGCGCGACGCCGCGACGGGGAACGAGGACACGACCGCGCGCTTCGGCGAGGAGTTCATCTCCAAGATGTTCCCCATGGACGGCGAGATCAGCCCAGAGGAGCAGGAGGCGATCGCGGCGCTGCCGTCTGGATCGGCGCTGCTCATCGTGCGGCGCGGTCCCAACACCGGCGCGCGGTTCCTCCTCGACGCCGATGTGACGAGCGCCGGCCGTCACCCGAACGCCGACATCTTCCTCGACGATGTGACCGTCTCGCGCCGGCACGCCGAGTTCACGCGCCGCGGCACGGCCTTCGAGGTCCGCGACCTCGGGTCGCTCAACGGCACGTACTACGACGGCGTCCGCATCGAGAGCGCGCTGCTCAGCGACTCGTCCGAAGTGCAGATCGGCAAGTTCCGGCTCACGTTCTACGCCTCGCGCCAGGACCTCGCCGCCGCGGCGAAGAACTAG
- a CDS encoding prenyltransferase yields the protein MTTAVAPSAARQLLLASRPLSWINTAFPFAAAYLVTTGRVDAVLIVGTLYFLVPYNLAMYGVNDVFDYESDLRNPRKGGAEGALLDRGMHRRTLVAAAVTNVPFLVFLVVAGSPLSWLVLAASVFAVLAYSVKGLRFKEVPFLDSATSSFHFVSPALYGLVLAGAVFTPALWLLLLAFFLWGVGSHAFGAVQDVVPDREGGIASIATVLGAARTTRLAILAWAAAGVAMLGTAWPGPLAAVLALPYILTAAPYWSVPDERASAANRGWRRFLWINYACGFVVTLLLIGYALGSR from the coding sequence ATGACCACCGCCGTCGCGCCCTCCGCCGCACGCCAGCTGCTCCTCGCGTCCCGCCCGCTGAGCTGGATCAACACCGCGTTCCCGTTCGCCGCCGCGTACCTGGTGACCACCGGCCGGGTCGACGCCGTGCTGATCGTGGGCACGCTCTACTTCCTCGTCCCGTACAACCTCGCGATGTACGGGGTGAACGACGTGTTCGACTACGAGTCCGACCTGCGCAACCCGCGCAAGGGCGGCGCGGAGGGAGCTCTCCTCGACCGTGGGATGCACCGCCGCACGCTGGTCGCCGCGGCCGTGACCAACGTGCCGTTCCTGGTCTTCCTCGTCGTGGCCGGCTCGCCGCTGTCCTGGCTCGTGCTCGCCGCGAGCGTCTTCGCGGTGCTGGCGTACTCGGTGAAGGGCCTGCGGTTCAAGGAGGTGCCCTTCCTCGACTCGGCCACGTCGAGCTTCCACTTCGTCAGCCCGGCGCTCTACGGCCTCGTCCTCGCCGGAGCCGTCTTCACCCCGGCGCTCTGGCTGCTGCTGCTCGCCTTCTTCCTGTGGGGCGTCGGCAGTCACGCGTTCGGCGCCGTGCAGGACGTCGTTCCCGACCGGGAGGGCGGCATCGCCTCCATCGCGACCGTGCTCGGCGCCGCGCGGACGACCAGGCTCGCGATCCTCGCCTGGGCCGCCGCCGGCGTCGCGATGCTCGGCACGGCGTGGCCCGGCCCGCTCGCCGCCGTGCTCGCCCTCCCGTACATCCTCACCGCGGCGCCGTACTGGTCGGTTCCCGACGAACGCGCGAGCGCCGCCAACCGGGGCTGGCGGCGCTTCCTCTGGATCAACTACGCGTGCGGCTTCGTGGTCACGCTGCTGCTGATCGGTTACGCGCTGGGCTCCCGCTAG
- a CDS encoding lycopene cyclase domain-containing protein — MTYPLLSAAFLALTAAVLVAGLVRAPDRARLVARWTVPAVVTGVVLVVLTAVFDNLMIAAGLMTYASAAISGVHLWLVPIEDLAYPVAGLLLLPGLWLLLRPRPDDTTPTRERPADSRTHERSGR, encoded by the coding sequence ATGACCTACCCGCTGCTCAGCGCCGCGTTCCTCGCGCTCACCGCCGCCGTCCTCGTCGCGGGGCTGGTGCGCGCTCCCGACCGTGCCCGGCTCGTCGCGCGCTGGACCGTCCCGGCCGTCGTCACCGGCGTGGTCCTGGTCGTCCTCACCGCCGTCTTCGACAACCTGATGATCGCGGCCGGTCTGATGACCTACGCCTCGGCCGCGATCTCCGGCGTCCATCTCTGGCTGGTCCCGATCGAGGACCTCGCCTATCCCGTCGCCGGGCTGCTGCTTCTGCCCGGGCTCTGGCTGCTGCTGCGTCCGCGACCGGACGACACGACACCCACGCGCGAACGGCCCGCTGACTCCCGCACCCACGAACGGAGCGGCCGATGA
- a CDS encoding glyoxalase superfamily protein, protein MTISDWRIELIIVPVTDVDRAKAFYVDALGWNGDFDQRVSDTLRFVQVTPPGSACSIAFGEGLTDMVPGTMKGLQIVIPDADAALEHLRSNGIEAQGVDEQAWGRFVFFTDPDGNGWSLQQLVPQNG, encoded by the coding sequence ATGACCATCAGCGACTGGCGCATCGAGCTCATCATCGTCCCCGTCACCGACGTCGACCGGGCCAAGGCGTTCTATGTGGACGCGCTCGGCTGGAACGGCGACTTCGACCAGCGCGTCTCGGACACGCTCCGGTTCGTCCAGGTGACGCCTCCCGGCTCCGCCTGCTCGATCGCGTTCGGCGAGGGGCTGACCGACATGGTCCCCGGCACGATGAAGGGGTTGCAGATCGTGATCCCGGACGCCGACGCCGCCCTCGAGCACCTGCGCAGCAATGGCATCGAGGCGCAGGGCGTGGACGAGCAGGCCTGGGGTCGCTTCGTCTTCTTCACCGACCCGGACGGCAACGGCTGGAGCCTGCAGCAGCTCGTGCCGCAGAACGGCTAG
- a CDS encoding VOC family protein — MVNAIDIFSGFSVNDIDAARDFYRDALGLDVTEGPGGNLDIALPGGGHVFVYPKPDHTPASFTILNLAVDDIDAAVDDLNAKGVVTKIYDDDDLHTDEKGVARGRAANRGPDIAWFRDPAGNVMSVLAG, encoded by the coding sequence ATGGTCAACGCAATCGACATCTTCAGCGGTTTCAGCGTGAACGACATCGACGCCGCCCGCGACTTCTACCGCGACGCCCTCGGCCTCGACGTGACCGAAGGCCCCGGCGGCAACCTCGACATCGCCCTCCCGGGCGGCGGCCATGTCTTCGTCTACCCGAAGCCCGACCACACCCCGGCGAGCTTCACCATTCTGAACCTCGCGGTGGACGACATCGACGCCGCCGTCGACGACCTGAACGCCAAGGGCGTCGTCACCAAGATCTACGACGACGACGACCTGCACACCGACGAGAAGGGCGTCGCCCGCGGCCGCGCGGCGAACCGCGGGCCTGACATCGCCTGGTTCCGCGACCCCGCGGGCAACGTGATGTCGGTGCTGGCGGGCTAG
- a CDS encoding nuclease-related domain-containing protein translates to MSDSPAAPSAYEVLGVSATVSQEELRRAYRRLARLTHPDTGGTAEAFQAVQLAWEQVGDPEDRARYDRGESLVVDAVSGESGGGGFSATVHPTRSAGRGPTVRARSYGHPGGRARERFLTLMREWMGRGADPGDPYDPALVRSAPREIRMLLAEALAEEATARAVSGLGIGFTIWNDVAVHPATDAKLDHIVLGPAGLFAIRSADWGGPVKLAKGELVGDGIHRDEEPFHELHNAAKSFGRQAGVRFTGLIVVVPDDALAVPLDVVQRGRLAGATVVRRSLLPKSLRDGADAAGRASVDRAFELRPRLQEAVRFV, encoded by the coding sequence ATGAGTGACAGTCCCGCCGCGCCGAGCGCCTACGAGGTGCTCGGCGTCAGCGCGACCGTCAGCCAGGAGGAGCTGCGTCGCGCCTACCGCCGGCTCGCCCGCCTCACCCACCCGGACACCGGCGGCACCGCCGAGGCGTTCCAGGCCGTGCAGCTGGCGTGGGAGCAGGTCGGCGACCCCGAGGACCGGGCGCGCTACGACCGCGGAGAGTCCCTGGTGGTGGACGCCGTCTCCGGCGAGTCGGGAGGCGGCGGCTTCAGCGCCACCGTCCACCCCACCCGCTCCGCCGGCCGCGGGCCGACCGTCCGCGCCCGCAGCTACGGCCATCCCGGCGGCCGCGCCCGCGAGCGCTTCCTGACCCTGATGCGCGAGTGGATGGGCCGCGGCGCCGACCCCGGCGACCCGTACGACCCCGCACTGGTCCGCTCGGCGCCGCGCGAGATCCGGATGCTGCTGGCGGAGGCGCTCGCCGAGGAGGCGACCGCCCGCGCCGTCTCCGGCCTCGGCATCGGATTCACGATCTGGAACGACGTGGCCGTGCACCCGGCGACCGACGCCAAGCTCGACCACATCGTCCTCGGCCCCGCCGGCCTGTTCGCCATCCGCTCCGCCGACTGGGGCGGCCCGGTCAAGCTGGCGAAGGGTGAGCTGGTGGGCGACGGAATCCACCGCGACGAGGAGCCCTTCCACGAGCTGCACAACGCCGCCAAGAGCTTCGGCCGGCAGGCCGGCGTGCGCTTCACCGGCCTGATCGTGGTGGTCCCGGACGACGCGCTGGCCGTCCCGCTGGACGTCGTGCAGCGCGGCCGGCTGGCCGGGGCGACGGTGGTGCGCAGGTCCCTGCTGCCGAAGAGCCTCCGCGACGGCGCCGACGCGGCAGGCCGCGCGAGCGTCGACCGCGCGTTCGAGCTGCGGCCGCGGCTGCAGGAGGCCGTCCGCTTCGTCTAG
- a CDS encoding DUF72 domain-containing protein has protein sequence MAVARVGISGWTYAPWRGVFYPKGLPHRAELEYASQRLSSIELNGSFYALQKPSSYRNWAAGTPDDFVFAVKGGRYITHILRLKNARAAVANLFASGVLTLGPKLGPLLWQLPPNLQFDPEALDAFLGMLPATTARARALAADTTLEEDRTDYSGTDDRPLRHAVEARHASFADPAFARICREHGVAVVLADTAGRYPVLRETTADFVYVRLHGDEELYASGYTDEALDRWAGELRERLAAGLDVYAYFDNDMKVRAPYDAMGLLERLRRPATG, from the coding sequence ATGGCGGTGGCGCGGGTGGGGATCTCCGGGTGGACGTACGCGCCGTGGCGCGGCGTGTTCTACCCGAAGGGCCTGCCGCACCGCGCCGAGCTGGAGTACGCCTCCCAGCGGCTGAGTTCGATCGAGCTGAACGGCAGCTTCTACGCCCTCCAGAAGCCCTCCAGCTATCGCAATTGGGCGGCGGGCACCCCGGACGACTTCGTCTTCGCGGTCAAGGGCGGCCGCTACATCACGCACATCCTGCGTCTGAAGAACGCGCGGGCGGCGGTCGCCAACCTGTTCGCGTCCGGCGTCCTGACGCTCGGCCCCAAGCTCGGCCCGCTGCTCTGGCAGCTGCCGCCGAACCTGCAGTTCGACCCGGAGGCGCTGGACGCCTTCCTCGGGATGCTGCCGGCGACGACGGCGCGGGCACGGGCGCTGGCGGCGGACACGACGCTGGAGGAGGACAGGACGGACTACTCCGGAACGGACGACCGCCCGCTCCGGCATGCGGTGGAGGCCAGGCACGCGAGCTTCGCCGACCCCGCCTTCGCGCGCATCTGCCGCGAGCACGGCGTCGCGGTGGTGCTCGCGGACACGGCGGGACGGTATCCCGTGCTGCGCGAGACCACGGCCGACTTCGTCTACGTCCGCCTGCACGGCGACGAGGAGCTGTACGCGAGCGGGTACACCGACGAGGCGCTCGACCGCTGGGCCGGCGAGCTGCGCGAACGGCTGGCGGCCGGGCTCGACGTCTACGCGTACTTCGACAACGACATGAAGGTGCGCGCGCCGTACGACGCGATGGGGCTGCTGGAGCGGCTGCGCCGGCCTGCGACGGGCTAG